From Lampris incognitus isolate fLamInc1 chromosome 13, fLamInc1.hap2, whole genome shotgun sequence, one genomic window encodes:
- the sf3b5 gene encoding splicing factor 3B subunit 5, giving the protein MTDRYNIHSQLEHLQSKYIGTGHADTSKWEWLVNQHRDSYCSYMGHFDLLNYFSIAENESKARVRFNLMEKMLQPCGPPADKPDDA; this is encoded by the coding sequence ATGACGGACCGATACAACATCCACAGTCAACTGGAGCATCTCCAGTCCAAGTACATCGGGACGGGTCATGCGGACACTAGCAAGTGGGAATGGCTGGTCAACCAGCACAGAGACTCGTACTGCTCCTACATGGGACATTTCGATCTGCTTAACTACTTCTCCATTGCCGAGAACGAGAGCAAAGCGCGCGTCCGCTTCAACCTGATGGAGAAGATGCTGCAGCCATGCGGGCCTCCTGCAGACAAACCCGACGATGCTTAA